From a region of the Campylobacter showae genome:
- the rbfA gene encoding 30S ribosome-binding factor RbfA yields MNPSEIKRLRTQSVLKELLPEALSTLEDELLRGLCVTDVECKKGRYDAFVYLDKMMFDEREQAYILDRLKRVSKHLQNHCMAAEGWYRAPNFHFKFDDRLEYQNHMDDLFEKISEDLNKNAKS; encoded by the coding sequence ATGAACCCCTCGGAGATAAAGCGCCTGCGCACGCAAAGCGTACTAAAAGAGCTATTGCCCGAAGCTCTATCTACGCTTGAGGACGAGCTTTTACGCGGGCTTTGCGTGACCGACGTCGAGTGTAAAAAGGGCAGATACGACGCGTTTGTTTATCTAGATAAAATGATGTTTGACGAGCGCGAGCAGGCCTACATACTAGACCGCCTAAAGCGCGTATCAAAGCATCTGCAAAATCACTGCATGGCTGCCGAGGGCTGGTATAGAGCGCCGAATTTTCACTTTAAATTCGACGACAGACTCGAGTACCAAAACCATATGGACGATTTGTTTGAAAAAATCTCAGAGGATCTAAATAAAAATGCAAAATCTTGA
- the dksA gene encoding RNA polymerase-binding protein DksA produces the protein MRKSDLEQFKALLLERRAQITKNILDSSNEMAGLRQSGVSDEFDIASVNADQLIEQSISAQQRQELAEIDVSLRKIADKTYGICEMCEEEIGLARLRVKPHARYCITCREIVEKTAK, from the coding sequence ATGCGCAAAAGCGACCTGGAGCAGTTTAAGGCACTTTTACTGGAGCGAAGAGCACAGATAACTAAAAATATTTTAGACTCTTCAAACGAGATGGCAGGACTACGCCAAAGCGGCGTCAGCGACGAGTTTGATATCGCTTCCGTAAACGCCGATCAGCTCATCGAGCAATCAATCAGCGCTCAACAAAGACAAGAACTAGCCGAGATCGACGTCTCGCTGCGAAAGATCGCCGACAAAACCTACGGCATCTGCGAGATGTGCGAGGAAGAGATCGGCCTAGCGCGTCTGCGCGTCAAGCCGCACGCAAGATACTGCATCACCTGCCGCGAGATAGTGGAAAAAACCGCAAAATAG
- the accD gene encoding acetyl-CoA carboxylase, carboxyltransferase subunit beta, producing MSFLDIFSKTRKQQSAPSEAPAHWVKCDSCHSLMYYKEVEANFNVCPKCGFHMRLAADKRIAMICDEGSFVELDTKLKPVDPIKFVDKKSYKKRISENEEKTGRSSAVICGEAKIDGMSVQLAVFDFSFMGGSLGSVEGEKIVRAVKRSLDKKQPLIIVSASGGARMQESTFSLMQMSKTSAALKLLDEAKVPYISVLTDPTMGGVSASFAWLGDVIIAEPGALIGFAGQRVIKQTIGADLPEGFQRSEFLLEHGLIDAIVERKEHKQFLSDMIRLLSKNPAYAAKQPSAQNLDDEE from the coding sequence ATGAGCTTTTTAGATATTTTTTCCAAAACGAGAAAGCAACAATCCGCTCCTAGCGAGGCTCCGGCGCACTGGGTCAAATGCGACAGCTGTCACTCGCTGATGTATTACAAAGAGGTCGAGGCAAATTTTAACGTCTGTCCAAAGTGCGGTTTTCACATGAGATTAGCCGCCGACAAGAGGATAGCGATGATCTGCGACGAAGGCAGTTTCGTCGAGCTTGACACTAAGCTAAAACCCGTCGATCCGATCAAATTCGTTGATAAAAAATCCTATAAAAAACGCATAAGCGAAAACGAGGAAAAAACGGGCAGAAGCTCGGCCGTGATCTGCGGCGAGGCCAAGATCGACGGCATGAGCGTGCAGCTGGCGGTTTTTGATTTTAGCTTTATGGGCGGCTCTTTAGGCTCGGTCGAGGGCGAAAAGATCGTGCGCGCCGTAAAAAGATCGCTCGATAAAAAGCAGCCTCTCATCATTGTTTCGGCTTCGGGCGGAGCGAGGATGCAGGAGAGTACGTTTTCGCTGATGCAGATGTCAAAAACTTCCGCCGCGCTAAAGCTGCTTGATGAGGCCAAGGTGCCCTATATATCGGTCTTAACCGATCCTACGATGGGCGGCGTGAGCGCGTCTTTCGCGTGGCTAGGCGACGTCATCATCGCAGAGCCCGGCGCTCTCATAGGATTTGCCGGACAGCGCGTTATCAAGCAAACCATCGGAGCCGATCTGCCTGAGGGCTTTCAAAGATCGGAGTTTTTGCTAGAGCACGGCCTAATAGACGCCATAGTCGAGCGCAAAGAGCATAAGCAGTTTTTGAGCGATATGATAAGACTACTCTCAAAAAACCCGGCCTACGCCGCCAAGCAGCCTAGCGCTCAAAATTTGGATGACGAGGAATAA
- the rimP gene encoding ribosome maturation factor RimP has protein sequence MQNLENLISQCGVQLYDVEVANENGRAIYRIYIAKPGGVNLDDCEKVSRLLSPIFDVEPPLSGDYVLEVSSPGLERKLEKPSHFISSVGELAKISAEVDGENKKLKGKILSADDNEISFENEGQILKIKIANIKKAKTYIEW, from the coding sequence ATGCAAAATCTTGAAAATTTGATCTCGCAGTGCGGCGTGCAGCTCTATGACGTCGAGGTTGCAAACGAAAACGGCAGAGCGATCTATAGGATCTACATCGCAAAACCAGGCGGCGTAAATTTAGACGACTGCGAAAAGGTTTCGCGTTTGCTTTCGCCGATATTTGACGTCGAGCCGCCGCTTAGCGGAGACTACGTACTAGAGGTTAGCTCGCCTGGACTTGAGCGAAAGCTGGAAAAACCGAGCCATTTTATATCAAGCGTTGGTGAACTGGCTAAAATTTCAGCCGAAGTAGACGGTGAAAACAAAAAACTAAAAGGCAAAATTTTATCCGCCGACGACAATGAGATCTCGTTTGAAAACGAAGGTCAAATTTTAAAAATAAAAATCGCAAACATAAAAAAGGCGAAAACTTACATCGAGTGGTAA
- the thrB gene encoding homoserine kinase, protein MQILVPATSANIGPGFDALGLALELHNTVEITRANFASVSILGEGKDNALLKKNNIFLSIFNEIYVKLTGKKDTFRMIFTNKIPFSRGLGSSSAVITSAIAAAYAAAGFKADKSAILNQALVYENHPDNIAPATLGGFVSSVVENGKVKSLKKPLSADIKAVVVIPDKPMSTNESRAKLPKNFTMGECVSNLSHAAFLTACFFSENYELLRTAAKDVMHEQIRMQSLPELFEARKIAYENGALLSTLSGSGSSFLNIVYAGDAANLKQKLQDKFKSFRVEIFNFDNDGIKILQS, encoded by the coding sequence TTGCAAATTTTAGTTCCAGCCACAAGCGCAAACATAGGTCCCGGCTTTGACGCCTTGGGTCTTGCCCTAGAGCTACACAACACAGTCGAGATAACGAGGGCAAATTTCGCCTCCGTGAGCATTTTGGGCGAAGGCAAAGACAACGCGCTTCTTAAGAAAAACAACATTTTTTTATCTATTTTCAACGAAATTTACGTCAAACTAACGGGCAAAAAAGATACTTTTCGCATGATTTTTACCAATAAGATCCCGTTTTCTCGCGGCCTTGGAAGCTCCTCTGCGGTAATCACTTCAGCCATCGCGGCAGCTTATGCGGCGGCAGGATTTAAGGCTGATAAAAGCGCGATTTTAAACCAAGCTCTAGTTTACGAAAATCACCCGGATAATATCGCTCCTGCGACGCTTGGCGGCTTTGTTAGCTCGGTCGTTGAAAACGGCAAGGTAAAATCTCTAAAAAAACCTTTAAGCGCCGATATCAAAGCCGTCGTCGTGATCCCGGATAAGCCGATGAGCACAAACGAATCTCGCGCCAAGCTACCTAAAAATTTCACTATGGGCGAGTGCGTTAGCAACCTCTCTCACGCCGCATTTCTCACGGCTTGCTTTTTTAGCGAAAATTACGAACTTTTAAGGACGGCGGCAAAAGACGTCATGCACGAACAAATCCGCATGCAAAGCCTGCCAGAGCTCTTTGAAGCGCGCAAGATAGCCTACGAAAACGGCGCGCTTTTAAGCACGCTTTCAGGCAGCGGATCGAGCTTTTTAAATATCGTTTACGCGGGCGATGCGGCAAATTTAAAACAAAAACTGCAAGATAAATTTAAGAGCTTTCGGGTTGAAATTTTTAATTTCGACAACGACGGGATAAAAATCCTACAAAGCTAA
- the lpxC gene encoding UDP-3-O-acyl-N-acetylglucosamine deacetylase, with product MKQTTIKSAIEGVGIGLHKGEPIKITLEPLGANSGIIFYRKDLGVSFKAEPKNVINTQMATVIGGKEGYISTIEHLLSAINGYGIDNIRIVLDANEVPVMDGSAISYCMMLDEAGTAELDADKKVIVIKRPVEVNKNGKFARVTPSNNPKFDFTIKFAHPIIGEQNYVFEFSKQAYIEEIARARTFGFLKDVQMLRAQNLALGGSLDNAVVIDDNKILNPEGLRFENEFVRHKILDAIGDLSLMGAPLMADYTSFAGSHELNHELTLAILSDDKNYEIITLKGDFAREYQKVFA from the coding sequence TTGAAACAAACAACTATAAAATCAGCCATAGAAGGCGTAGGTATCGGGCTTCACAAGGGCGAACCGATAAAAATCACGCTTGAGCCGCTCGGGGCAAATTCGGGAATAATATTTTACAGAAAAGACCTCGGAGTGAGCTTTAAAGCGGAGCCAAAAAACGTGATAAATACTCAAATGGCAACCGTAATCGGCGGCAAAGAGGGCTACATCTCGACGATCGAGCATCTCCTTAGCGCGATAAACGGCTACGGCATTGACAATATCCGCATAGTCCTAGATGCCAACGAAGTGCCGGTAATGGACGGCTCGGCGATAAGCTACTGCATGATGCTGGATGAAGCGGGCACGGCTGAGCTAGACGCGGATAAAAAAGTAATCGTAATCAAGCGCCCAGTAGAAGTAAACAAAAACGGAAAATTCGCCAGAGTAACGCCGTCGAATAACCCGAAATTTGACTTTACTATCAAATTTGCCCACCCGATAATCGGCGAGCAAAATTACGTATTCGAGTTTAGCAAACAAGCCTACATCGAAGAGATCGCGCGTGCAAGGACGTTTGGATTTTTAAAAGACGTGCAGATGTTAAGGGCGCAAAATTTAGCCCTCGGCGGTAGCCTAGATAACGCCGTAGTCATCGATGATAATAAAATTTTAAATCCTGAAGGCCTGCGCTTTGAAAATGAATTCGTTCGTCATAAAATTTTAGACGCAATCGGCGATCTAAGCCTGATGGGCGCGCCATTGATGGCTGATTATACGAGCTTTGCGGGCAGTCACGAGCTAAATCACGAGCTAACGCTAGCTATCCTAAGCGACGATAAAAACTACGAGATTATCACGCTAAAAGGCGATTTCGCGCGCGAGTATCAAAAGGTATTTGCATAA
- a CDS encoding M23 family metallopeptidase, which translates to MRRRGNPNLIFFGIIILLLVAAIAFLFTSKTFEREAPSIAISDQIYWNLTSPLPIKITDEGGVKSVKISLIDEKGSVNLLTQKFEAPSEIVDLNLTFPKTGFGAQKDIYNIVIEATDTSKWGFFLGNTQKKEVKITVDNKKPDVNILNHSYAITKGGSATVVFKATDEMLKEVYIETNYGKKFIPSKFVKDGYYASLVAWPAQQGSFGADVVALDAAGNITKSKIRFFYQDKKYRTSKIKLDGQSRFLNEKIPELAQQYAKNYDAMSNLEKMKFVNENLREANEKIISQIAAKVEIDTAENFSVNKFYPLKNGKAVASFGDHRYYTFEDKDVSESWHMGIDLASTQKADIVASNDGIVEFAADNGIYGRNILINHGFGLFSLYGHCSSLNVKAGDSVKAGDVIANTGVTGLAMGDHLHFGMLVQGIEVRPEEWMDNGWMKDNVTGVLSAAKKMVE; encoded by the coding sequence ATGAGAAGACGCGGCAATCCGAATTTGATATTTTTCGGCATTATTATTTTACTTTTAGTTGCGGCGATAGCTTTTTTATTTACCTCAAAAACATTTGAACGCGAAGCACCGAGCATAGCTATCTCAGATCAAATTTACTGGAATCTAACCTCGCCTCTACCGATCAAAATAACCGACGAAGGCGGCGTGAAATCGGTTAAAATTTCGCTTATAGACGAAAAAGGCAGCGTAAATTTATTGACTCAAAAATTTGAAGCGCCGTCTGAGATCGTCGATTTAAATTTAACCTTTCCGAAAACGGGATTTGGCGCACAAAAAGATATCTACAACATCGTGATCGAGGCCACGGATACTAGCAAATGGGGATTTTTCCTCGGCAACACGCAAAAAAAAGAGGTCAAAATCACCGTCGATAACAAAAAACCCGACGTAAACATCCTAAACCACTCATACGCCATCACCAAAGGCGGTAGCGCGACGGTCGTGTTTAAGGCGACTGATGAAATGCTAAAAGAGGTCTATATCGAGACAAACTATGGTAAAAAATTTATCCCGAGCAAATTCGTAAAAGACGGCTATTACGCCTCGCTAGTAGCTTGGCCGGCGCAGCAAGGCTCGTTTGGCGCCGACGTCGTGGCGCTTGACGCAGCGGGAAATATAACCAAAAGCAAGATAAGATTTTTCTACCAAGACAAAAAATACCGCACCTCAAAGATAAAACTAGACGGTCAAAGTAGATTTTTAAACGAAAAAATCCCGGAACTAGCGCAGCAATACGCAAAAAATTATGACGCAATGAGCAATCTGGAAAAGATGAAATTCGTCAATGAAAATCTCCGCGAGGCAAACGAAAAAATAATCTCGCAAATCGCCGCAAAAGTTGAGATAGACACGGCTGAAAACTTTAGCGTAAATAAATTTTATCCGCTAAAAAACGGTAAAGCCGTGGCGAGCTTTGGCGACCACAGATATTATACATTTGAGGATAAAGACGTCAGCGAAAGCTGGCACATGGGTATCGACCTAGCCTCGACCCAAAAAGCCGACATCGTGGCTAGCAATGACGGCATAGTCGAATTTGCCGCGGATAACGGCATCTATGGGCGCAATATCCTGATAAATCATGGATTCGGACTATTTTCGCTCTACGGACACTGCAGCTCGCTAAACGTCAAGGCCGGCGACTCGGTCAAGGCGGGCGACGTCATCGCAAACACCGGAGTTACCGGCCTAGCGATGGGTGATCACTTACACTTTGGCATGCTAGTTCAAGGCATAGAAGTGCGTCCGGAGGAGTGGATGGATAACGGCTGGATGAAGGATAACGTAACAGGCGTTTTAAGCGCAGCTAAAAAAATGGTCGAATAA
- a CDS encoding DUF448 domain-containing protein, translated as MAQKFIPIRTCVVCKKRFEQQILRRYRLINSSLFFGNGNGRSFYLCEECLKKDEKILRKSLGRVAGSFIATLQNGQNLKEILLNGDCSNFRDSK; from the coding sequence ATGGCTCAAAAATTTATCCCTATCAGGACGTGCGTGGTCTGCAAAAAGCGCTTTGAACAGCAAATTTTGCGTAGATACAGACTGATAAATTCTTCGCTATTTTTCGGAAACGGAAACGGACGCAGCTTTTATCTTTGCGAAGAATGTCTAAAAAAAGACGAGAAAATTTTAAGAAAATCGCTCGGAAGAGTCGCAGGCAGCTTTATAGCGACGCTACAAAACGGGCAAAATTTAAAGGAGATACTCTTAAATGGGGACTGTTCGAATTTCAGAGATAGCAAATGA
- a CDS encoding fatty-acid--CoA ligase: MQIKRFIACAVLYLVVVGAIVYLFESGSYELHLKFALFGSDAEYTLNLPVAVWMILPPAILTIFCVLHMAYHGFKFYAFKRKISHDEKFYRDLSKEILLGLDTNKDFKTNFYKIPSQIARILSPWDRYKDANIEGEELQNVLGVMRTVKNGEVADLKKFKLPKDNPLFIKNELNKIANLDGYYLETLKKPMGDQGEIVREARKKLINLGSLADIKKFAPDLDEKEIMTLIARFAKDEINLSNDEILELLNSDKISKDSFGISAATLKSKIAPDAVIGIFERLKNERQEAQEAYVYLLFEFEMLERAQEVLAGFEASEYQNFRTLLYLRQNGKNVPTDLFFKYAHC; the protein is encoded by the coding sequence ATGCAAATCAAACGTTTTATAGCTTGCGCCGTGCTTTACCTGGTCGTAGTCGGCGCGATCGTTTATCTTTTTGAGAGCGGCTCTTACGAGCTTCATCTTAAATTTGCCCTCTTTGGCAGCGACGCCGAGTATACGTTAAATTTACCCGTCGCCGTTTGGATGATACTACCGCCTGCGATTTTGACGATATTTTGCGTACTTCATATGGCCTATCACGGGTTTAAATTTTATGCCTTTAAACGCAAAATTTCGCACGACGAGAAATTCTATAGAGACCTAAGCAAGGAAATTTTACTCGGCCTTGATACAAACAAAGACTTTAAAACGAACTTTTATAAAATCCCGTCCCAGATAGCAAGAATCCTCTCGCCCTGGGATAGATACAAAGACGCAAATATCGAGGGCGAGGAGCTACAAAACGTCCTAGGCGTAATGCGCACGGTCAAAAACGGCGAAGTCGCCGACCTAAAGAAATTTAAGCTACCTAAGGACAATCCGCTCTTTATCAAAAACGAGCTAAACAAAATAGCAAATTTGGACGGATACTATCTAGAAACGCTTAAAAAACCTATGGGCGATCAGGGCGAAATAGTCCGCGAAGCAAGGAAAAAGCTAATAAATTTAGGCTCGCTCGCCGATATCAAAAAATTTGCTCCAGATCTGGACGAAAAAGAGATCATGACTCTTATCGCCCGCTTTGCCAAAGACGAGATAAATTTGAGCAACGACGAGATTTTGGAGCTGTTAAATTCGGATAAAATTTCAAAAGACAGCTTTGGTATCAGCGCCGCGACGCTAAAAAGCAAAATCGCTCCGGACGCCGTCATCGGCATATTCGAGCGCCTCAAAAACGAACGCCAAGAGGCGCAGGAAGCATACGTCTATCTGCTGTTTGAGTTTGAGATGCTCGAGCGCGCGCAGGAGGTTTTGGCGGGTTTTGAAGCCAGCGAATATCAAAATTTCCGCACCCTGCTATATCTCAGACAAAACGGCAAAAACGTCCCGACAGATCTATTTTTTAAGTACGCGCATTGCTAA
- a CDS encoding 23S rRNA (pseudouridine(1915)-N(3))-methyltransferase RlmH: MEISVFCIQKSKRENFENEIKEYAKMSSKFAKISDVVIFNDKIAKAQSKGREEALKAYDEVYEPNLNGFCVALDEAGREFNSEEFAKLISDKAQISFFIGGAYGLSQNFKQKTDAVVSLSRMTMAHKIAKLMLHEQIFRALCINANHPYHK; the protein is encoded by the coding sequence TTGGAAATTTCCGTGTTTTGCATCCAAAAGTCAAAACGTGAAAATTTTGAAAACGAGATCAAAGAGTACGCGAAGATGTCGTCGAAATTCGCCAAAATTTCAGACGTCGTTATCTTTAACGACAAGATCGCCAAAGCCCAGAGCAAGGGGCGAGAAGAGGCGCTAAAAGCCTACGACGAGGTTTATGAGCCGAATTTAAACGGCTTTTGCGTCGCACTTGACGAAGCGGGTCGGGAATTTAACAGCGAGGAGTTTGCCAAACTCATCTCGGACAAGGCTCAAATTTCGTTTTTTATCGGCGGAGCTTACGGACTTAGCCAAAATTTTAAACAAAAAACGGACGCAGTCGTTAGCCTGAGCCGCATGACGATGGCGCACAAGATAGCAAAGCTTATGCTTCACGAGCAGATTTTTAGAGCTCTTTGCATAAACGCTAACCACCCATATCACAAATAA
- a CDS encoding glycoprotease family protein encodes MDEVLNDGKFNLKKIIYANGPGSFMGVKVAYVVLKTISIVKECEFYAVSGFELNGGAPIRANKNLSFVDTPDGVKLQKAEAGEFSLPQNLAVLNLNLDTLPNYVIQAV; translated from the coding sequence ATGGACGAGGTTTTAAACGACGGCAAATTTAACCTAAAAAAAATCATCTACGCAAACGGCCCTGGTAGCTTTATGGGCGTAAAGGTCGCTTACGTTGTTTTAAAGACGATTAGTATAGTAAAAGAGTGCGAATTTTACGCAGTTAGCGGCTTTGAGCTCAACGGCGGCGCGCCGATACGGGCGAATAAAAATTTAAGTTTCGTAGATACGCCCGATGGCGTCAAACTGCAAAAAGCAGAGGCCGGCGAATTTAGCTTGCCGCAAAATTTAGCCGTTTTAAATCTAAATTTAGATACCCTACCAAATTACGTTATTCAAGCCGTTTAG
- the infB gene encoding translation initiation factor IF-2: MGTVRISEIANELGYNSKEVLEKAIELGLKVKTHSSGVSPEEAAALYTYIQTGEIPEALKKKPEKKKPTVKKAETKESKEEKESKPKEAKKPSAAKEEKPLPKEKVETKNDEKSEKEQKTVTQKPAEKASEPKTQVAPKEEPKAQPAAEPIQPKESLADVSLQKRRGLVIVKKKKDEQSAPRTSERKESAPALNLESMFKFSDEKIERKKKKEKKPVIATKKDGATKMDLLGDRDMADIVIDDEDVVILPDFSVRTQTPEPQKIRQPANTSYKPVLNTSVSSFLEQGTARRPRKKHKKSQRADHNGEAVTYVEIPKEIRLYEFADKINKQPSEIIGKLFMLGMMTTKNDFLDEDAIEILADEFGIEVNIVDTQEAFDYVKAYDEEEEQLDDANLTVRAPVITIMGHVDHGKTSLLDYIRSSRVAAGEAGGITQHVGAYMVNKNGKNITFIDTPGHEAFTAMRARGAKITDIVIIVVAADDGVKPQTKEAVSHAKAAGVPIIIAINKMDKEAANPDKVKSELAELDILSTDWGGTYEFVPISAKMGTGIDDLLEIVLLQAEILELKANAKANAKAAIIESSQQKGRGPVATVIVENGTLRVGDIVVAGVAYGKIRTITDDQGKILKEIKPGECGVIMGLSEIPEAGETLISVKTDKEAREYAQKKAEYLRQKELSKTTKVSLEELSEKIAEGELKSLPVIVKADVGGSLEAIKASLEKLRNDEIKVNIIHSGVGGITQSDVELARASENSVILGFNIRPTGEVKEKAKESGVEIKTYNVIYNLLDDVKAILSGLMSPVIHEEQLGQAQVRQVINVPKVGAIAGCMVTEGTINRGAKIRLIRNGVVVHEGTVSSLKRFKDDVKEVARGFECGVGIDGYNDIREGDYIESFKEVEEQASL, translated from the coding sequence ATGGGGACTGTTCGAATTTCAGAGATAGCAAATGAGCTCGGCTACAATAGCAAAGAGGTTTTAGAAAAGGCTATTGAGCTTGGGCTAAAGGTCAAAACGCACTCAAGCGGCGTTAGTCCTGAAGAAGCGGCGGCGCTATACACCTACATTCAAACCGGCGAGATCCCCGAAGCTCTCAAGAAAAAGCCGGAAAAGAAAAAACCGACCGTCAAAAAGGCCGAAACTAAAGAGAGCAAAGAGGAAAAAGAAAGCAAACCTAAAGAGGCCAAAAAACCAAGCGCCGCAAAAGAAGAAAAGCCTTTACCGAAAGAAAAAGTAGAAACAAAAAACGACGAAAAATCTGAAAAAGAACAAAAAACAGTCACTCAAAAACCGGCAGAAAAAGCATCGGAGCCAAAAACGCAAGTAGCGCCAAAAGAGGAACCAAAGGCCCAGCCTGCCGCCGAGCCGATCCAGCCAAAAGAGAGCCTAGCCGACGTTAGTCTGCAAAAAAGACGCGGCCTAGTCATCGTAAAAAAGAAAAAAGACGAGCAGTCAGCACCTAGAACAAGCGAGAGAAAAGAGTCTGCGCCGGCGCTAAATTTGGAAAGTATGTTTAAATTTAGCGACGAAAAGATCGAGCGCAAAAAGAAAAAAGAGAAAAAACCAGTCATCGCAACCAAAAAAGACGGCGCTACAAAGATGGATCTACTCGGCGACCGCGACATGGCCGACATCGTGATAGACGATGAGGACGTGGTTATATTGCCTGATTTTTCCGTACGAACGCAAACTCCGGAGCCTCAAAAAATAAGACAACCTGCAAATACTAGCTACAAACCGGTACTAAATACATCGGTAAGTTCATTTCTAGAGCAAGGTACTGCGCGCAGGCCTCGTAAAAAACATAAAAAGTCACAACGAGCCGACCATAACGGCGAGGCGGTAACCTACGTCGAGATACCAAAAGAGATCCGTCTTTACGAATTTGCCGACAAGATCAACAAGCAACCTAGCGAAATCATCGGCAAGCTCTTTATGCTAGGCATGATGACGACCAAAAACGACTTCCTGGACGAAGACGCGATAGAGATTTTAGCTGATGAGTTTGGCATAGAGGTAAATATCGTCGATACGCAAGAAGCATTTGACTACGTTAAAGCCTACGACGAAGAAGAGGAGCAGCTAGACGATGCAAATTTGACCGTCCGAGCTCCCGTTATCACCATCATGGGCCACGTCGACCACGGTAAAACCTCGCTACTAGACTACATCAGAAGCTCGCGCGTGGCAGCGGGCGAGGCGGGCGGCATCACGCAACACGTGGGCGCCTATATGGTAAATAAAAACGGTAAAAATATTACCTTTATCGACACTCCGGGCCACGAAGCTTTCACGGCTATGCGCGCAAGAGGTGCCAAGATCACCGATATCGTCATCATCGTGGTCGCAGCCGACGACGGCGTGAAACCGCAAACCAAAGAGGCTGTGAGCCACGCAAAAGCCGCGGGCGTGCCTATCATCATCGCGATAAACAAGATGGATAAAGAGGCTGCAAACCCAGACAAGGTCAAAAGTGAGCTAGCCGAGCTAGATATCCTATCTACCGACTGGGGCGGCACGTACGAGTTTGTACCTATCTCTGCAAAAATGGGCACGGGCATAGACGATCTACTTGAGATCGTACTTTTGCAGGCTGAAATTTTAGAACTAAAAGCAAACGCAAAAGCAAACGCAAAAGCCGCTATAATAGAAAGCTCTCAGCAAAAAGGCCGCGGTCCGGTAGCTACAGTTATCGTAGAAAACGGTACTCTAAGAGTCGGTGATATCGTGGTCGCGGGCGTCGCATACGGCAAGATAAGAACGATAACCGACGACCAAGGTAAAATTTTAAAAGAGATAAAACCTGGCGAATGCGGCGTGATAATGGGCCTTAGCGAGATTCCGGAAGCCGGCGAAACACTAATAAGCGTCAAAACCGACAAAGAAGCCCGTGAATACGCACAGAAAAAGGCTGAATACCTACGCCAAAAAGAGCTCAGCAAAACTACTAAAGTAAGCCTAGAAGAGCTTAGCGAAAAGATCGCCGAGGGCGAGCTAAAATCGCTCCCTGTTATCGTAAAAGCCGACGTGGGCGGCTCGCTAGAAGCCATCAAGGCAAGCCTAGAAAAGCTTCGCAACGACGAGATAAAAGTAAATATCATCCACTCAGGCGTGGGCGGCATAACTCAAAGCGACGTGGAGCTGGCCAGAGCGAGCGAAAACTCCGTGATTTTGGGCTTTAATATAAGACCAACGGGCGAAGTGAAAGAAAAAGCCAAAGAAAGCGGCGTCGAAATCAAAACCTATAACGTCATCTATAACCTACTTGACGACGTCAAGGCGATTCTAAGCGGCTTAATGTCGCCTGTTATTCACGAGGAGCAGCTCGGCCAAGCACAAGTACGCCAAGTCATCAACGTCCCTAAAGTAGGCGCGATCGCAGGCTGCATGGTAACCGAAGGCACGATAAACCGCGGCGCGAAAATCCGCCTGATCAGAAACGGCGTGGTCGTACACGAGGGTACGGTAAGCTCGCTAAAACGCTTCAAAGACGATGTGAAAGAGGTAGCACGCGGTTTTGAGTGCGGCGTAGGTATCGACGGCTATAACGACATCAGAGAGGGCGACTACATAGAGAGCTTTAAAGAAGTAGAGGAGCAAGCTAGTCTATGA